The region TGTACGCAAAAGCATGCATGCACGGCACGCAGACAGGCGCGTTGCCGGCTGCGAAAACCGGCGTGCGAAAATCGTCCAATCCGGAGCAGAGGCGGGAGTTGGTGGGGCAGCCACGTGGTACCGAACCGGCCAATCGGGTGCTAGCCACTCGCGAATTTCGAGTCGGTTTCCCGCTAAACGCTCGGAGCTTCTAGTCGCTAGAACAGGACGGACAACAGGagtgaaaaaaaagaagagtgaGAAAGTGCACGCACGAGAgcggcaaggagagacgggtaTGCTATACGCCCGGTAAAAAGGagcgaagaagaaggaggagggaaaaagaaagaaagaaaaaaaaaagaggagaagAGTGACGAGTTTGCATCGCATTGccgccctccctccctcccttctTCTTCTGGGACACGCGAAATGACggaggagcgagagagaaagggtgAAGTACTAGCGAaaaagagggagaaagaaatCGCCGAATGAGAGAGCTCCTCGGACGTGGTATCGTGGTCTAGCCAAAGAGAGAAGAGCTTGGTAGGAAGGtgcgtcgtcgtggtcgtcgcaagaagagaggagaggaaacaaggagaaaaagagagagatagagaaaagaGGAGTCACTGAGTAGACGGTGAATCGTCGAGAGAACGGTCAAACGCGCGTCCCTTAACCTTAAAAAAGTTCAAGAGTCGTTTCTGAGAAGACACGGTCTCTTCGTGGTGAGCTCTGTCCGATCGTTGGTCACAGTCATCTTCGTCGGTTTGTGTGATCGAGCTGGCTCGAGGGGCATCATCGTCATCATCCACTACCACCGGAAACCACGCCGAGTCTGTGTGTACTACCGGTGCCGAGCTTAgtgacagacagacagagaaagagagagaaggagagcagcgagaaagagaaagagcgtGAAGGAAAGAGAacgtaagagagagagagagagagagagagagagagagagagagagagagagagagagagagaaagagcgagtcGGTTGTTGCATCTCGAAGCGAGCGGGAAATAGACGGCCGTACGAAAAGGAAAGGAAGAAACGAAGAAACAAAAGACAGTACAGCCAGAAACGCTCAGAAGATCGTCGAAGAACGTCGCAAAAATACTTCCCTGTGCCTCTTTACATACGTTTTGGTGTGCGAAACGCGAAAATTACGCCGAGTATTACCACGCGAGAAGGACAATCGTGTTCGATGCCCGAGCATCGTCTGTAACAACCGAGAACAATTCGAGGAGGAAAGAAGCCGTACACGGGAAAACCGACCGAGAACACGCGGTGCCGTGTACGTTACCTCTCTCTCGCGTGATATCAAGAACACcgacgtcgtcgttgtcgttgtcgtttgCCGTTGCCGCTGCTGGTTTTCGCGGTACGTGTTCCCCGGCCTGCACGGACAAACAGTTAAACGGTCCCCGCGGTGTCGAGACGTGCGGTGCTGCTCGTGTCGTCGTCGGAAATTCGCCTACAGTCCGTTTTAGGTGAATCACCCCGCTCCCCTCGCCCCCGCATCCCTTAGTTTCGTTACGGGTGCGAGATACTCGatcgttttctctttttttttccccctttttttcccTCGCGTCGCGATCGCATTCTCGTTGGCTGGCATCGTGTGCACACCgcgtcgcatcgcatcgcatcgaaTCGCATCGCCTTGCATCGTCTCGCATCGCATCGGCAGCGATCCTACTACGTTCGAACGCGTGACACACTGAGGTTGCAAATTTCTGAAGCCACGTGACCGAGACTTATCTCGGAAAAGCGGTCACTATAGCATCCAAGAACGAGCTAACAACCATGTCGAAGTTGTATGTGGGAAATCTCCCGTCGGATTGTAACGAAAGTGCACTCCGACAACTCTTCCAGGACCATAATTTGTCGTGCACCACGATCCTGGTGAAACGCGGGGGCTACGCGTTCATCGACTGCATCGATCAATCCGTGGCGGACCGTGCTATCGACAAGCTTAATGGTGAGTTCAGAACCAACGGACGAGATAAAACGATCGATCCGACCGCGCTAACACACTCCTCCCTATCGATGCTTTTCGCATAGCTGATACCGGCCTCGTTGAACAGTACTGCTTTTTTTTACTATGTTCCGCTTCCTCTGTATATATCGCTGCATTTACTGCTCGCTGCTGTTGCTATTCCACAGGGTCTCCTGGTGTCGCGTACGGTGACTATACGACGAGATCTCACAACCTCGGCCTGGCCAGACACCACGGATTTAGAAGGCTTGATAATTTCGAAACTATCAAACTCTTTTACCGCTTTATATATAATGTCCTGCGCGTACACATACGAGCAGACGCGTTTCACACGACGAGCTCTGTCTGTGCGCGTACGGTAAAATCACGCTGCTTCTCATTACACGCTTTTCAACTAGTATGTaagacatattttttttttagtagaaaTATACATGTTTTGCACGCTTGTACATATTATGCTTTTCACCATTTCTTGTACATAATTATATTATCATCTCCCTGTCTCCTGTATATAAATCATCCTTTCCTATCTACTTTTAGTATTACAAATATCTCGATTACGTATTATGtgttgtatgtatatatatatatatatatttcataacCTATACACGATTGACAGCGTTTTTCTGTCATCAAATGTGTCAATCGTCAATTGTATTTTTCCATGAAAGGACAATCGTTCGATATCGTTGACTGTCCGATTTTCATGGTCGTTTCGATTACAGTGGCAGACTTGGGCGCGTTCTTGAATGAAAAGATCGTTGTGAACGAACATGCGTTTCGGAAGAACCGCTGCTCGGTATCTATCGCTTTGAGAACCTCTGCGTGCGACCTCGAAAAAATGCTTCCGCCGAAAAACGGTCGTATTTCCATTCAATATCTCTCGCGACCGCGTAACCAAACTTTCTGACAGTAAACAATTCCCGATTTGTGAAGATTCAGCGGATCCCTGTGCCACTGTGATCCCAACGAGATATTTAATTCAGCTTTTCAAATTCGTTTCACGTCGACGCGAAAGATTCGGCTCTTCTCTACGAGTGCTCGTGTCGTGTGAAAAACTCATCCACGTGGTGAGAGAGGCGCACGCATCGGCAAGATGGCGAAGCCGGTTATACCGGCAAGGTCACGCATGTGGGTTCGCCTTAGAGATAACTTTCTGATAATCGTTCACGTCGAGCGACATGCGCTGTCGCCGATCAATACGATTGCCGGGTTTTATTATATACGACAATAGTAATTCGTGTACCGAATCGCGTGTTACGATAGAATCGTGCGATAACGTGTTAACGTGTTACCGTGCCACACGTTAAGATTAAATTCAagtattttaaattgaattgtaGTCACAGTTCTTTCGTTGCTTTATCAGAATAATAAGCCCTTGGTCATACTACATcgcgaataaagatacaaactCCTCTTCGCATCTAGAAAAATATCACCTAGCAGAAACGTGGGTCTGATTGGTCGTTAGGCacgcataattttcttattgGTCGAAGCGACAATGTAAACGAATCAGATTTCGAGCATAGGTCTGCTTAGAGATGCCTTACGCGTGATTACTATTGTTCTTTCTGGGGTAGAATCAATGTAGTTTAGAATTCAATTATCGAAGGAAAAATGAAATTCAACGAATCCACGATTGCGTGTGCCGAGCGCGTTGTAGAATGGCGGTCGAAGGCTAATTAAAATCTCTCCGAAAAGATCAATTTAACCGATGTAAGTTACAGTACGGTTGTATTGTAGAAGCACGGGAATggaactttttttttctccgttaAACGATTCGCATCTTTGCCCTGGGAAATTGGATCGTCGCTTGACTAGGAACGATTCACGCTTTCTTGCGCGTTGTCGATTCTTCTGTCCAAAAAACGTGGTCAAGGTCGCGTCTGTACGCGTGACGTATGGTTCCCCACTGCCTCCGTGTCGAGGTTAAAATTTACATCGTGAAATACCGCCAACCTCATCTCAACGTGCTCGTCGAAATCGGTTAGTCACACTCGTCATATTGGACGGCCATGCTAATCGAGTAAATTCCGTTGACGACTCTGTGCGTATCCTGCTCGATTACGCGTCTAGGATTCGCCTAGACCTTATACTCGGTTTTCaatcctttaacactagaactaccgagcaacaAATGCGACTAATgcatattgctttgtaatagtGACAAGATTGTATCCATTCAGAATTCACACaaagttcattcaaaaatttctggtgaaaacattttcataatttcagtaattgtgaaatgaaaaaaattaggaTCCAATCATTTTGACTAgtttggtagttctagtgttaggCACTCGGCGAATCGACTCTATTAACTCTCGTACACACCTCGGAAATAGTTGCACAGAAGATATGACATATCCTAGGATATTCTTCGCCAAGTAATGCTTTAAGCTTCTTAaactgtatttttattctatggTTTACGGAAAGAAAGTCTTATGTAGAAACAGAACGAGGAACGTACGAGAGTTAAGTCTAGTTAATTTCGCGATGGTCGAACGCAATTAGTAGGTTAAGACTAAGCGACAAGTGTGTCGAGAAGCTTTGCACGAGCTTTGGCGAGCTCGACCGCTGCAATATACGATCCGCTAATTATTTCGAAGTGGGGTAGATTGGGCGGTTCGTGCAGGAAGGTAGGTTGTGCGGACATTCTTCGGGAATGCTGGAAGCATCTCGCCGACACTGGATAACAAGGCCATTTGTGCATGTAATTGCAAAGCGATTGGTTTCGTGTGCTGAACCGCCGCAAGACAAACCACTGTCGCGTTCGTCGTTCGTGACAGTCGTTGTCGTGCGAGATGCCAATCGCCCGGTATGTAATGCTTCTCGTCTGTGGGGTAGGTTTACATTCTTTCTTTCGTGTTACCTTTTCAGCATATAATGGCTGTTCCCGACGAATCGTTCACGAGACCGTGCGCGCGTAAATTGTAGTCGACGGGATATGGTTATACTTTTGACAAAATATTCAGGGCCGATCCGACGGTCCCAAGCTGCAGGCATGCACGAGAGACAGTTGCAAATTTCGCGCAAGTAAAATGTAGCAAAAGAATACTAAGCAAAGGAACGGTCGGTTTGCTTAGAAGCCGGGTTGCAAGAAAGAGGCGCGGTACGAACATTGGAGCGGTTCATAGGGAATAGTTTTTCTCCCTCTATTTCGTTAGCAATACAGAAGGCTCAGTCGTTGCTCCTGCAGCAGGGGTACATATGTATGCAGGGTCGATCTTTGGCTACAATGCCGTGCGCGAGGAACGTTACCGCCGAGTACAGAACTAGTTTGGTGGGTTGCGTTACGTTTTAGATCAACTAAACTAAGGCTAGTCGCGGTTAGACGACATGTGAGCTGAACCATCCGGTATTCGTTTGCCGAGAAACCTTTGCTACCCGCCATTTAATGATGGCCACCATCTCGTGCGTATCGAGAATACACCAATCGTACGATTCCTCCAGCAACGAACGTTCTCTTGCGACATTTTTTCAAACGCACACAATTCTGAAAATATATTGAATTTCTGTAGCTTTTCAATACGGAAAATCAATACGGAGCGGTCGAGAGAATGTATATTTTTAATCGTGGTTTCGCAGTTGTCCACGGTGCGGTCGGCTTGATTTGTCGCGTGCCTGTGCCGGGGCCACCTGTCCTCGAAAAAAAAGTTACCTGTTAACAGTGCACCGGTAACCGGCGATACCGATGGAACTTCACGATTCGGTTTCTCCACGGGCATCGCGAGCCTCGGCACTGTCTCGATAAAAATACAGGTTCGAAT is a window of Halictus rubicundus isolate RS-2024b chromosome 4, iyHalRubi1_principal, whole genome shotgun sequence DNA encoding:
- the LOC143353295 gene encoding insulin-like growth factor 2 mRNA-binding protein 1; this translates as MSKLYVGNLPSDCNESALRQLFQDHNLSCTTILVKRGGYAFIDCIDQSVADRAIDKLNGYTYLGSSLVVEPSVASGPKKR